Proteins from one Juglans microcarpa x Juglans regia isolate MS1-56 chromosome 6S, Jm3101_v1.0, whole genome shotgun sequence genomic window:
- the LOC121237278 gene encoding uncharacterized protein LOC121237278, with protein sequence MWCIQFRTPLIPRHSHLKHKQHLMSTPQLLRFTINEPADLIPLRQNHLSLPSPRAYAIPNSLVLGVSSPAKSGSDLSILLLTSAALFFLYFIANFIVPSFISKSFQLDNTSEDQERNDDSSI encoded by the exons ATGTGGTGTATCCAATTCCGCACTCCATTGATTCCCCGGCATTCACATCTTAAACACAAGCAGCATCTCATGAGCACTCCTCAATTGCTTCGCTTCACTATCAATGAGCCTGCCGACCTTATTCCGCTCCGACAAAACCACCTTTCACTGCCATCTCCGAGGGCCTATGCCATCCCCAATTCCCTTGTTCTTGGTGTCTCATCGCCCGCCAAATCCGGCAGTGACTTATCCATCCTCCTCCTCACCAG TGCAGCACTTTTCTTTCTCTACTTCATAGCAAATTTCATCGTGCCGAGTTTCATCTCCAAGAGTTTCCAGCTTGATAACACAAGTGAAGATCAGGAGCGTAACGATGATAGCTCCATTTAA
- the LOC121236507 gene encoding probable F-box protein At4g22030 gives MATLQAASFCSSSSSSSFRKIKATLNASKIQSSDHLYFPRVIFDELNRCNGLQTFQPTSSHTEMIPNIGSTNIRNGEAISSSKAMQELYTIMGIVADRAEMHKNIGAQRDNWNRLLLNSVNGMTLTGATMAGLASVSGAGAPILALKLSASVLFLAATGILLVMNKIQPSQLAEEQRNASRLFKQLHEEIKITLALQNVTANDVKDVTEKVLALDKAYPLPLLGAMLDKFPANVEPAVWWPHHLKSQPESGRRVERNGWNENLEKEMRGVLGVLKRKDGAEYVKLSKVVLKVNKVLAVCGPLFTGLAAVGSLCVGLPFCGSWAAVFGAMATVVNSMEHGGQVGMVFEMYRDSAGFFSLMEESIASNLMEREADKRENGELFELKMALLLGRSLSELRDLANCSSTTSSNLSSTSQDEEEFASKLF, from the coding sequence ATGGCTACTCTTCAAGCTGCTtccttttgttcttcttcttcttcttcttcctttagAAAAATCAAAGCCACTCTAAATGCTTCAAAAATCCAATCATCTGATCATCTTTATTTTCCTCGGGTTATTTTCGATGAGTTGAATCGATGTAATGGGCTGCAAACCTTTCAGCCAACTTCATCCCATACAGAAATGATCCCTAATATTGGAAGTACTAATATAAGAAATGGCGAAGCAATTTCCAGCTCAAAGGCAATGCAAGAGCTCTACACGATCATGGGAATTGTAGCAGATAGAGCAGAAATGCACAAGAATATAGGAGCTCAGAGAGATAACTGGAACCGTCTTCTGCTAAATTCTGTCAACGGAATGACACTCACGGGAGCAACAATGGCAGGACTTGCCTCTGTCAGTGGAGCTGGAGCACCGATTTTGGCTCTAAAGCTCTCTGCCAGTGTTCTCTTTCTCGCAGCCACTGGTATTCTGCTGGTGATGAATAAAATCCAGCCATCCCAGCTTGCAGAAGAACAAAGAAATGCTTCAAGACTATTTAAGCAGCTTCACGAGGAAATCAAAATTACTCTGGCTCTTCAAAACGTCACTGCCAACGATGTAAAGGATGTGACGGAGAAGGTCTTGGCACTGGATAAGGCATATCCACTCCCCTTGCTCGGGGCAATGCTGGATAAATTTCCAGCAAACGTAGAGCCAGCTGTGTGGTGGCCACATCATTTGAAGTCTCAACCAGAAAGTGGCCGGAGGGTAGAGAGAAATGGGTGGAACGAAAATCTAGAAAAAGAAATGCGGGGTGTTCTGGGTGTTTTGAAGAGAAAAGATGGAGCAGAATATGTGAAGCTAAGTAAAGTAGTACTGAAAGTTAATAAAGTTCTTGCAGTGTGTGGCCCTTTATTTACTGGTTTGGCTGCGGTTGGGTCATTATGTGTGGGATTGCCATTCTGTGGCTCGTGGGCAGCTGTCTTTGGAGCTATGGCAACTGTTGTTAACAGTATGGAGCATGGGGGCCAAGTGGGGATGGTGTTTGAGATGTACAGGGACTCGGCCGGCTTTTTCAGTCTTATGGAAGAGAGCATAGCATCAAATTTAATGGAAAGAGAGGCTGATAAGAGGGAAAATGGAGAATTGTTTGAACTTAAAATGGCTCTTCTGCTTGGGAGGAGCTTGTCAGAGCTCAGAGACCTCGCAAATTGCAGTAGTACTACTTCATCTAATTTGTCTAGTACTTCACAGGACGAAGAAGAATTTGCAAGCAAACTCTTCTGA
- the LOC121236706 gene encoding mitogen-activated protein kinase kinase kinase 18, whose product MEWIRGPIIGCGSTATVSLATVVQSGELFAVKSTELSRSTFLQREQRFLSQLSCPHMVKYKGFDISYEGNKPMYNLCMEYVPGGTLFDAIQRHLGGRLDEALIRAYTRQILQGLEYLHAFGLVHCDIKSQNILIGKDTSKIADLGCAKLVGNVAGNGDPAISPICGTPMFMAPEVARGEEQGFPADIWALGCMIIEMATGSTPWPEMNDPVSALYRIGFSDDVPELPRCFSENAKDFLTKCLRRDPRERWTAKGLLGHPFLTEIDSHTMEAKQFTAVSPSSVLEHGFWDSLEVLECPRNQFHEGTSSNSPAERIKGLIEGTVPSVSCVPNWSWDEDWVTVRSNGIEENEKFSGQLDMFLENEDSVGTASVMGLGTRLEYFFGSISTISSIISIRRGSVLKDDIVLKIPNSETENENFCILPTQLLSHLNPKPIQCNLILFLQIYLLYNLSSGPPVARGTDFERVL is encoded by the coding sequence AATAGGGTGCGGCTCCACCGCCACCGTATCGCTGGCCACTGTCGTCCAGTCGGGCGAGCTCTTTGCGGTCAAGTCCACCGAGCTCTCTCGCTCCACGTTCTTGCAGAGAGAACAGCGTTTTCTCTCTCAACTAAGTTGTCCTCACATGGTTAAGTACAAGGGCTTTGATATTTCATACGAAGGTAACAAGCCTATGTACAATCTTTGCATGGAGTATGTACCTGGTGGCACGCTTTTCGATGCAATTCAAAGGCACCTAGGAGGCCGGCTAGACGAGGCTTTGATCAGAGCGTACACTAGGCAAATTTTGCAAGGCTTGGAATATCTTCATGCATTCGGGTTGGTACATTGTGATATAAAGAGCCAGAACATCCTGATAGGCAAAGACACTTCCAAAATTGCTGACTTGGGCTGCGCTAAATTGGTCGGAAACGTTGCTGGCAATGGAGATCCTGCCATCTCACCAATTTGCGGTACACCAATGTTCATGGCCCCGGAAGTGGCGCGAGGAGAAGAGCAGGGTTTTCCAGCTGACATATGGGCTCTTGGATGCATGATCATTGAAATGGCTACTGGTAGTACCCCTTGGCCGGAGATGAATGACCCGGTGTCAGCTCTCTACAGGATTGGATTTTCCGATGATGTGCCGGAGCTTCCGAGGTGTTTTTCAGAGAATGCTAAGGACTTTTTGACCAAGTGTTTGAGGAGAGATCCAAGGGAGCGATGGACAGCTAAGGGGCTTCTTGGGCATCCATTTCTTACGGAAATCGATTCTCACACTATGGAAGCTAAGCAGTTCACTGCGGTATCTCCGAGTAGTGTATTGGAACATGGTTTTTGGGATTCATTGGAAGTATTGGAATGTCCAAGGAATCAGTTTCATGAAGGCACTTCGTCCAATTCTCCAGCTGAAAGGATCAAGGGGTTGATTGAAGGGACAGTGCCATCAGTTTCATGTGTGCCCAACTGGAGTTGGGATGAAGATTGGGTCACGGTGAGAAGCAACGGCATAGaggaaaatgagaagttctCAGGCCAATTGGATATGTTCTTGGAAAATGAAGATTCAGTTGGAACAGCATCTGTCATGGGCCTAGGTACTCGGTTAGAATACTTTTTTGGCAGTATAAGTACTATTAGcagtattattagtattaggaGAGGCTCTGTTCTTAAGGATGATATTGTATTGAAAATTCCAAATTCCGAAActgaaaatgagaatttttGTATACTTCCAACTCAATTATTATCTCATTTGAATCCTAAACCCATTCAATGTAATCTTATCTTGTTTCTGCAAATATACTTGCTCTACAATCTCTCCTCTGGACCTCCGGTGGCGCGAGGGACCGACTTTGAGCGAGTCCTGTAG